A portion of the Pseudomonas synxantha BG33R genome contains these proteins:
- a CDS encoding saccharopine dehydrogenase family protein, producing the protein MKKNVLIIGAGGVAKVVAHKCAQHNDELGRIAIASRNISKCQAIIDSVKAKGSLKVPADIQAFALNALDVEATKALIRETESQIVINVGSAFLNMSVLRACIDTGVAYLDTAIHEEPGKVCETPPWYGNYEWNHLQECKQKNITAILGVGFDPGVVNAYAALAQQQHFDRIDSIDILDVNAGSHGKYFATNFDPEINFREFTGQVWSWQNSQWTSNTMFEVKRTDDLPVVGSQNLYLTGHDEVHSLSKNLDVPNVRFWMSFGEHYINVFTVLKNLGLLSEKPVKTAEGLEVVPLKVVKAVLPDPSSLAPGYTGKTCIGDLVKGTKGGQPREMFIYNVADHEEAYAETDSQGISYTAGVPPVAAALLVARGEWDVKHMANVEELPAEPFLKALDVMGLPTRIKDEKGDRAWDAIA; encoded by the coding sequence TTGAAAAAGAACGTTCTTATCATTGGTGCAGGAGGTGTCGCCAAGGTGGTGGCCCACAAGTGCGCGCAGCACAACGACGAACTCGGTCGTATTGCTATCGCGTCGCGCAACATCTCCAAATGCCAGGCCATCATCGACAGCGTCAAGGCCAAGGGTAGCCTCAAGGTACCCGCCGATATCCAGGCCTTTGCGCTGAACGCCCTGGACGTGGAAGCGACCAAGGCCCTGATCCGCGAGACCGAGTCGCAGATCGTCATCAACGTAGGTTCCGCGTTCCTCAACATGTCGGTGCTGCGTGCCTGCATCGACACGGGCGTTGCCTACCTCGACACTGCCATCCACGAAGAGCCGGGCAAGGTCTGCGAGACCCCGCCGTGGTACGGCAACTACGAATGGAACCACCTGCAAGAGTGCAAACAGAAGAACATCACCGCCATCCTTGGCGTGGGCTTCGACCCGGGTGTCGTCAACGCGTACGCCGCGCTGGCGCAGCAACAGCATTTCGACCGCATTGATTCGATCGACATTCTCGACGTCAATGCCGGCTCCCATGGCAAATACTTCGCCACCAATTTCGATCCGGAAATCAACTTCCGCGAATTCACCGGGCAGGTGTGGAGCTGGCAGAACAGCCAGTGGACCAGCAACACCATGTTCGAAGTCAAACGTACCGACGACCTGCCGGTAGTCGGCTCGCAAAACCTCTACCTCACCGGCCACGATGAAGTGCACTCGCTGTCGAAAAACCTCGACGTGCCCAACGTGCGGTTCTGGATGAGCTTTGGCGAGCACTACATCAACGTGTTCACCGTGCTGAAAAACCTCGGCCTGCTCTCGGAAAAACCGGTCAAGACCGCCGAAGGCCTGGAAGTGGTGCCGTTGAAAGTGGTCAAGGCCGTGCTGCCCGACCCGTCATCGCTTGCCCCGGGCTACACCGGCAAGACCTGCATCGGCGACCTGGTCAAAGGCACCAAAGGCGGCCAGCCACGCGAGATGTTCATCTACAACGTGGCTGATCACGAAGAGGCGTATGCCGAGACCGACAGCCAAGGCATCTCCTACACCGCAGGCGTTCCACCCGTAGCCGCTGCGCTGCTGGTTGCCCGTGGCGAATGGGACGTGAAGCACATGGCCAACGTTGAGGAACTGCCGGCTGAGCCGTTCCTCAAGGCGCTGGATGTGATGGGGTTGCCGACTCGGATCAAGGACGAGAAAGGTGATCGTGCCTGGGATGCGATTGCCTGA
- a CDS encoding carboxynorspermidine decarboxylase, giving the protein MIKTPYYLIDKQKLLVNMQKIAYVREQSGAKALLALKCFATWSVFDLMQQYMDGTTSSSLYELKLGRQKFEGEAHAYSVAWADDEIEEMLENCDKIIFNSISQLQRFAERSEGKTRGLRVNPQVSSSDYLLADPARPFSRLGEWDPVKIDGVIDQISGFMFHNNCENGDFSLFDKMLGTIEERFGELLHKVKWVSLGGGIHFTGEGYALDAFCARLKAFSEKYGVQVYLEPGEAAITNSASLEVTVLDTLYNGKNLAVVDSSIEAHLLDLLIYRLNAKLAPSEGEHTYMVCGKSCLAGDIFGEYQFDRPLAIGDRLSFIDTAGYTMVKKNWFNGLKMPSIVVKQLDGTVEVVREFGYDDYLSSLS; this is encoded by the coding sequence ATGATCAAAACGCCGTACTACCTCATCGATAAACAGAAGCTTCTGGTCAACATGCAGAAGATTGCCTATGTGCGCGAGCAGTCCGGCGCCAAGGCTCTGCTGGCGCTCAAGTGTTTTGCCACTTGGTCGGTGTTCGACTTGATGCAGCAATACATGGACGGCACCACCTCGTCGTCGCTGTACGAGTTGAAGCTCGGTCGCCAGAAGTTCGAAGGTGAAGCGCACGCCTACAGCGTGGCCTGGGCCGACGATGAAATCGAAGAGATGCTCGAGAACTGCGACAAGATCATCTTCAACTCCATCAGCCAGCTGCAGCGCTTTGCCGAGCGCAGCGAAGGCAAGACCCGTGGCCTGCGCGTAAACCCGCAGGTGAGCAGCTCCGATTACCTGCTGGCCGACCCTGCGCGCCCGTTCAGCCGCCTGGGCGAGTGGGACCCGGTGAAGATCGATGGCGTGATCGATCAGATCTCCGGCTTCATGTTCCACAACAACTGCGAGAACGGCGACTTCAGCCTGTTCGACAAGATGCTCGGCACCATCGAGGAACGCTTCGGTGAGCTGCTGCACAAGGTCAAGTGGGTCAGCCTCGGCGGCGGCATCCATTTCACCGGTGAAGGCTATGCACTGGACGCGTTCTGCGCGCGCTTGAAGGCGTTTTCCGAGAAGTATGGCGTGCAGGTGTACCTGGAACCCGGCGAAGCAGCGATCACTAATAGCGCCTCCCTGGAAGTCACCGTGCTCGACACCCTCTACAACGGCAAGAACCTCGCCGTAGTAGACAGCTCCATCGAAGCCCACCTGCTGGACCTGCTGATCTATCGCCTCAACGCCAAGCTGGCGCCGAGCGAGGGCGAACATACCTACATGGTGTGCGGCAAATCCTGCCTGGCCGGGGACATCTTCGGCGAGTATCAATTTGATCGTCCGCTGGCCATCGGCGATCGGCTGTCGTTCATCGACACCGCGGGCTACACCATGGTCAAGAAAAATTGGTTCAACGGCCTGAAAATGCCGTCCATCGTAGTGAAACAACTCGACGGTACAGTCGAGGTGGTTCGTGAATTTGGTTACGACGACTACCTGTCCAGCCTTTCCTAA
- the metE gene encoding 5-methyltetrahydropteroyltriglutamate--homocysteine S-methyltransferase: MAVAHSLGFPRIGRDRELKKAQEAFWKGELDEAGLRAVGRDLRKTHWALQKQAGIELLPAGDFAWYDQVLTHSLMFGVIPERFRPADGHATLHTLFAMARGVSDTCCGGAHAQEMTKWFDTNYHYLVPEFSADQQFHLGWDQLFEEVKEARDLGHTVKPVVIGPLTYLWLGKAKGDAFDKLDLLERLLPLYGQIFQRLADLGVEWVQIDEPILVLDLPQDWKNAFERAYNLIQRDPLKKLVATYFGGLEENLGLAANLPVDGLHIDLVRAPEQYPTILDRLPAYKVLSLGVVNGRNVWRCDLEKALATLQHAQEKLGDRLWVAPSCSLLHSPVDLGREDKLDTELKSWLAFAVQKCEEVALLAQAVDQPEAPAVLAALAENRAVQDARQASTRIHKPAVQARVAAITEQDSQRQSPFAQRIEKQRAGLNLPLLPTTTIGSFPQTAAIRLARQSYKAGKLSEAEYVEAMHSEIKHAVQVQENLGLDVLVHGEAERNDMVEYFAEQLDGYAFTRFGWVQSYGSRCVKPAVIFGDLSRPKAMTVEWIRYAQGLTDKVLKGMLTGPVTMLMWSFPREDVSREVQARQLALAIRDEVVDLEAAGIKIVQIDEAAFREGLPLRQAQWQHYLDWATEAFRLCAGGVRDETQIHTHMCYSEFNDVIESIAAMDADVITIETSRSDMELLDAFEAFDYPNDIGPGVYDIHSPRVPDVSQMANLLRKAAKRIPAERLWVNPDCGLKTRGWPETEAALIHMVTAARQLRAELA; encoded by the coding sequence ATGGCAGTCGCTCATTCCCTCGGATTTCCGCGCATTGGACGCGATCGTGAACTGAAAAAAGCGCAGGAAGCGTTCTGGAAAGGCGAGCTCGACGAAGCCGGCCTGCGCGCCGTTGGCCGTGACCTGCGCAAGACCCATTGGGCGCTGCAAAAACAGGCCGGTATTGAACTGCTGCCCGCTGGTGATTTCGCCTGGTACGACCAGGTGCTGACTCACTCGCTGATGTTTGGCGTGATCCCCGAGCGTTTCCGCCCGGCCGATGGCCACGCCACGTTGCACACCTTGTTCGCCATGGCTCGTGGCGTCAGTGACACCTGCTGCGGCGGTGCTCACGCTCAGGAGATGACCAAGTGGTTCGATACCAACTATCACTATCTGGTGCCGGAGTTCAGCGCCGATCAGCAGTTCCATCTGGGTTGGGATCAACTGTTCGAAGAGGTCAAGGAAGCCCGTGACCTGGGCCACACCGTCAAGCCTGTCGTCATTGGCCCGCTGACCTACCTGTGGCTGGGCAAGGCCAAGGGCGACGCTTTTGACAAGCTTGATCTGCTTGAGCGCTTGCTGCCGCTGTACGGGCAGATCTTCCAGCGCCTGGCGGACCTGGGCGTGGAGTGGGTGCAGATCGACGAGCCGATCCTGGTGCTCGACTTGCCGCAGGACTGGAAGAATGCGTTCGAGCGTGCCTATAACCTGATCCAGCGGGACCCGCTGAAAAAACTGGTGGCTACCTACTTCGGTGGCCTGGAAGAAAACCTCGGCCTGGCGGCCAACTTGCCGGTGGATGGCCTGCACATCGACCTGGTGCGAGCACCGGAACAGTACCCGACTATCCTGGATCGCTTGCCGGCCTATAAGGTGTTGTCCCTGGGGGTGGTCAATGGCCGCAACGTGTGGCGTTGCGACCTGGAGAAGGCCCTGGCCACGTTGCAGCATGCCCAAGAGAAGCTCGGCGATCGCCTGTGGGTCGCGCCGTCCTGCTCGTTACTGCATAGCCCGGTTGACCTGGGCCGTGAAGACAAGCTGGATACCGAGTTGAAAAGCTGGCTGGCCTTTGCCGTGCAAAAGTGCGAAGAAGTGGCGCTGCTGGCCCAAGCTGTCGACCAGCCCGAGGCACCCGCTGTACTTGCCGCCCTGGCTGAAAACCGTGCCGTACAGGATGCTCGCCAGGCATCGACACGGATCCACAAGCCTGCCGTACAAGCCCGCGTTGCCGCTATCACCGAGCAGGACAGCCAGCGCCAGTCGCCGTTTGCCCAGCGTATCGAGAAGCAGCGCGCCGGCCTGAACCTGCCACTGTTGCCGACCACCACCATCGGTTCGTTCCCGCAGACCGCGGCGATCCGCCTGGCGCGCCAGTCGTACAAGGCCGGCAAGTTGAGCGAAGCCGAATACGTCGAAGCCATGCACAGCGAGATCAAGCACGCTGTCCAGGTGCAGGAAAACCTCGGCCTGGATGTGCTGGTGCACGGTGAGGCCGAGCGTAACGACATGGTCGAGTACTTCGCCGAACAACTGGATGGCTACGCGTTCACTCGTTTCGGCTGGGTGCAGAGCTACGGTTCTCGTTGCGTGAAGCCGGCAGTGATCTTCGGTGACCTGAGCCGCCCGAAAGCCATGACCGTGGAGTGGATCCGCTACGCCCAGGGGCTGACCGACAAGGTATTGAAGGGCATGTTGACCGGCCCGGTAACGATGCTGATGTGGTCGTTCCCGCGGGAAGATGTGAGCCGCGAAGTGCAGGCCCGGCAACTGGCCCTGGCGATTCGTGACGAAGTGGTGGACCTGGAAGCCGCCGGCATCAAGATCGTGCAGATTGACGAAGCCGCGTTCCGCGAAGGTTTGCCGTTACGCCAGGCACAGTGGCAACACTACCTCGACTGGGCCACCGAAGCATTCCGCCTGTGCGCCGGCGGTGTGCGAGACGAGACCCAGATCCACACTCACATGTGCTACAGCGAGTTCAACGATGTGATCGAGTCCATCGCGGCGATGGATGCCGACGTGATTACCATCGAAACTTCGCGCTCGGACATGGAGTTGCTTGATGCCTTTGAGGCCTTTGACTACCCGAACGACATCGGCCCCGGCGTGTATGACATCCACTCGCCACGGGTGCCCGATGTATCGCAGATGGCTAACTTGCTGCGCAAGGCTGCCAAGCGGATTCCGGCGGAGCGTTTGTGGGTCAATCCCGATTGCGGCTTGAAGACCCGCGGTTGGCCGGAGACGGAGGCGGCGCTCATTCACATGGTCACCGCCGCCCGCCAACTACGCGCTGAATTGGCCTGA
- a CDS encoding DUF1624 domain-containing protein, which produces MTDATTLRQRLQSIDALRGLVILFMLLDHVRETFLLHRQVSDPMSIDSTEPALFVSRTLAHLCAPVFVLLTGLSAWLYGQKYQGRRDVSAFLFKRGLFLVVLEFTLVNFAWTFQLPPSVIYMQVIWAIGVSMIALAALVWLPRPLLISLALVIIAGHNLLDGVHFAQDSALQTGWSILHERSWIQASENLRLRVTYPVLPWIGVIALGYGLGPWFATTALPAVRQRHLLIAGVAALMGFVLLRAVNGYGEQPWSVYDNGVQTLMSFFNITKYPPSLLFLALTLGVGLLLLLAFERAGHKRWIGVLAVFGAAPMFFYLLHLYVLKVLYVACVEWFGLNHGNYFGFDSIGAVWLAALVLPLVLYPPVRWFAGLKARRRDIAWLKYL; this is translated from the coding sequence ATGACTGACGCTACTACCTTACGCCAACGCCTGCAGTCCATCGACGCCCTGCGCGGCCTGGTGATCCTGTTCATGCTACTGGACCATGTGCGCGAAACCTTCCTGTTGCATCGCCAGGTCAGCGACCCGATGAGCATCGACAGCACCGAGCCTGCGCTGTTTGTCAGCCGCACCCTCGCCCATCTCTGCGCGCCGGTATTTGTGTTGCTCACTGGATTGTCGGCGTGGCTGTACGGCCAGAAGTATCAGGGACGACGCGATGTGTCGGCCTTTTTGTTCAAACGTGGGCTGTTTCTGGTGGTGCTGGAATTCACCTTGGTCAATTTCGCGTGGACCTTCCAGTTGCCGCCCAGTGTGATCTATATGCAAGTGATCTGGGCCATCGGCGTGAGCATGATCGCCCTCGCAGCACTGGTGTGGTTGCCGCGCCCGCTGCTGATCAGCTTGGCGCTGGTGATCATCGCCGGGCATAACCTGCTTGACGGAGTGCACTTTGCCCAGGATTCGGCGTTGCAGACTGGCTGGTCAATCCTGCATGAGCGCAGCTGGATCCAGGCGTCGGAAAACCTGCGTCTGCGCGTGACTTATCCGGTGCTGCCGTGGATCGGTGTGATCGCCCTGGGCTATGGGCTCGGGCCATGGTTTGCCACTACCGCACTACCGGCTGTGCGTCAGCGTCATTTGCTGATCGCGGGTGTGGCGGCATTAATGGGTTTTGTGCTGCTGCGGGCAGTCAATGGCTATGGCGAGCAGCCTTGGTCCGTGTATGACAATGGCGTGCAGACCCTGATGAGCTTCTTCAACATCACCAAGTACCCGCCGTCGCTGCTGTTCCTGGCGTTGACATTGGGGGTTGGATTGTTGCTGTTGCTGGCATTCGAACGCGCCGGGCATAAGCGCTGGATTGGCGTGCTGGCGGTGTTTGGTGCGGCGCCGATGTTCTTTTATCTGCTGCATCTGTATGTGCTGAAGGTGCTGTATGTCGCCTGTGTGGAGTGGTTTGGGCTCAACCACGGCAACTATTTCGGCTTCGACAGCATCGGTGCGGTGTGGTTGGCAGCTTTGGTGTTGCCGCTGGTGCTATACCCGCCGGTACGTTGGTTTGCCGGGCTCAAAGCGCGCCGACGCGATATCGCCTGGCTCAAGTACCTCTGA
- a CDS encoding DUF924 family protein gives MKTQSAEAVIEFWKQAGPKRWFAKDDGFDTVFRDTFYATHMQAARRELEDWLACADGALALLILLDQYPRNAFRGTAHMFATDPLARLYAHQMVDAGLDQQIEPQLRAFCYLPFEHSEDPQDQQRSLTLNQQLDASTYHWAREHADIIQRFGRFPHRNAVLGRVTTEQEHLFLKAGGFAG, from the coding sequence ATGAAGACGCAATCAGCCGAGGCTGTGATCGAATTCTGGAAACAGGCGGGGCCCAAGCGTTGGTTCGCCAAGGACGATGGCTTCGACACAGTTTTTCGCGACACCTTCTACGCCACCCATATGCAGGCCGCACGACGCGAACTGGAAGATTGGCTGGCCTGCGCCGACGGCGCGCTGGCGTTATTGATCCTGCTGGACCAATACCCGCGCAACGCTTTTCGCGGCACCGCGCATATGTTCGCCACCGACCCGCTGGCACGCCTGTATGCACATCAGATGGTGGACGCCGGGCTCGATCAACAGATCGAACCCCAGTTGCGTGCGTTTTGTTATTTGCCGTTTGAACACTCGGAAGATCCGCAGGACCAGCAACGCTCGCTGACGCTCAACCAGCAGTTGGATGCCAGCACCTATCACTGGGCCAGGGAACATGCCGATATTATCCAGCGGTTTGGGCGCTTTCCCCATCGCAATGCGGTGTTGGGCAGGGTCACCACCGAGCAGGAGCATTTGTTCCTCAAAGCGGGTGGTTTCGCTGGTTGA
- the yfcF gene encoding glutathione transferase yields the protein MSQPPLRLYVDSLFTSPYAMSVFVALREKGLAFDMVPLDLDAGQNQSADYAQRSLTQRVPTLEHGDFTLSESSAITEYLDQAYPQISIYPADLQQRARARQVQAWLRSDLLAIRQERSTLVVFCGQKMPPLSPLAQAAACKLIGAAQVLLAGNPEHLFGEWSIADVDLAVMLNRLILNGDPLPAELVMYAQRQWQRPSVREWVNLRRPVL from the coding sequence ATGAGCCAACCCCCGCTGCGCCTCTATGTTGATTCGCTGTTCACAAGCCCCTACGCCATGTCGGTGTTCGTTGCCCTACGGGAAAAAGGCCTGGCGTTCGACATGGTCCCCCTGGACCTGGATGCTGGACAAAACCAGTCGGCAGATTACGCCCAGCGCTCCCTGACCCAACGGGTACCGACTCTGGAGCACGGTGATTTTACGCTGTCGGAATCTTCGGCAATCACTGAGTACCTGGACCAGGCGTACCCCCAGATCAGCATTTACCCGGCTGATCTGCAGCAGCGGGCGAGGGCGCGGCAGGTTCAGGCATGGTTGCGCAGCGACTTGCTGGCGATTCGCCAGGAGCGCTCGACGCTGGTGGTGTTCTGCGGGCAGAAGATGCCACCTTTATCGCCGCTGGCTCAGGCTGCTGCGTGTAAGTTGATCGGTGCGGCGCAGGTTCTCCTGGCAGGCAACCCTGAGCATTTGTTTGGCGAGTGGTCGATCGCCGATGTAGACCTGGCGGTGATGCTCAATCGCCTGATCCTCAACGGCGACCCCTTACCGGCCGAGCTGGTGATGTACGCGCAACGCCAGTGGCAACGGCCGTCAGTGCGGGAGTGGGTCAACCTGCGACGGCCTGTGCTCTAG
- a CDS encoding creatininase family protein encodes MLLHASTWIEIGQFLERSRTVVIPIGSNEQHGPTGLLGTDWMCPEIIAHEAQKNADILIGPTFNIGMAQHHLGFPGTISLRPSTFIAAIGDWVRSLAGHGFEKILFLNGHGGNIATIEAAFSELYAEASFARRPAGFALKLVNWWDLEGVTDLAQRQFPVGHGSHATPSEIAVTQWAYPQSIKSADYSPQIANTGPIREALDFRARFPDGRMGSDPALATVEKGGELVALAAQGLIKTVDSFSNEAKP; translated from the coding sequence ATGCTTCTACACGCCAGCACCTGGATCGAAATCGGGCAGTTTCTGGAACGCAGCCGCACGGTCGTGATCCCCATCGGCTCCAACGAACAACACGGCCCCACGGGCCTGCTGGGCACCGACTGGATGTGCCCGGAGATCATCGCCCATGAGGCGCAAAAAAACGCCGACATTCTGATCGGCCCTACTTTCAATATCGGCATGGCCCAGCACCACCTGGGGTTTCCCGGCACCATCTCGCTGCGCCCTTCCACCTTTATCGCCGCGATTGGCGATTGGGTGCGTTCGCTGGCCGGGCATGGCTTCGAGAAAATCCTGTTCCTGAACGGCCACGGCGGCAATATCGCCACGATCGAAGCGGCGTTTTCCGAGCTGTACGCCGAAGCCAGCTTCGCCCGCCGCCCGGCCGGGTTTGCGCTGAAGCTGGTGAACTGGTGGGACCTGGAAGGCGTCACCGACCTGGCCCAGCGCCAATTCCCGGTCGGCCACGGCAGCCACGCCACGCCGTCGGAGATTGCGGTGACGCAGTGGGCTTATCCGCAGTCGATCAAGTCTGCCGATTACTCACCGCAAATTGCCAACACCGGGCCGATCCGCGAGGCGCTGGACTTCCGCGCGCGCTTCCCCGATGGCCGCATGGGTTCAGACCCTGCGCTGGCGACGGTGGAGAAAGGCGGTGAGTTGGTGGCGTTGGCGGCGCAGGGGTTGATCAAGACGGTCGATAGTTTCAGCAACGAAGCCAAACCCTGA
- a CDS encoding murein L,D-transpeptidase catalytic domain family protein: protein MLTFMRHLGLITGGLALLSNFALAATGTPPSLYSSLARSAPELNPTVLKSALNAVQCAVNNGEERSDRLAVIDYSQPSTARRLWIFDLRKQTLLLRDLVAHGAKSGENFATQFSNLEGSHQSSLGLFRTQESYLGAHGYSLRMDGLEPGFNDLARDRAIVIHAADYVSPLWSKREGRIGRSQGCPAVRPQVARQVVDKLKDGQFMFSWYPDQRWLKSSTYLNCKPQQVASSRTIRGG, encoded by the coding sequence ATGCTGACTTTTATGCGCCACCTCGGCTTGATCACCGGGGGCCTGGCTTTACTGAGCAATTTTGCGCTCGCGGCCACTGGCACCCCACCTTCCTTGTATAGCAGCCTGGCGCGCTCGGCTCCAGAACTCAATCCCACAGTACTCAAAAGCGCCCTGAACGCGGTGCAGTGCGCTGTCAATAACGGCGAAGAACGTTCCGATCGCCTAGCGGTTATTGACTACTCCCAGCCCTCGACCGCCCGTCGGCTGTGGATCTTCGATTTGCGCAAACAGACCCTGCTGCTGCGTGACCTGGTGGCGCATGGCGCCAAGTCCGGGGAAAACTTCGCCACCCAGTTCTCCAATCTTGAAGGCAGCCATCAATCCAGCCTGGGTTTGTTCCGCACCCAGGAAAGCTACCTCGGCGCCCATGGTTACTCGCTGCGCATGGATGGCCTGGAGCCCGGCTTCAATGACCTGGCGCGCGACCGCGCCATCGTGATCCATGCCGCCGACTACGTCAGCCCGTTGTGGAGCAAGCGCGAAGGCCGCATCGGCCGCAGCCAGGGCTGCCCGGCAGTACGCCCGCAGGTCGCCCGTCAAGTTGTAGACAAGCTCAAGGATGGGCAGTTCATGTTTTCCTGGTACCCCGACCAGCGCTGGTTGAAGTCCTCGACGTACCTCAATTGCAAGCCCCAACAGGTAGCGAGTAGTCGTACAATCCGTGGCGGATAG
- a CDS encoding L,D-transpeptidase family protein codes for MFKKHACYLSICLLVAPLVATADALAPEPLPVTTPAPVDLAPVQQALAQLPSVCPHLVSRVDATAQVRLQAFYQQQGNAPLWSADESRQALQTQLLMLADDGLDPTHYSLPAVDATANVLCSDIATSQQYLQALHDLHYGRLLQSRYEPLWHSQPPATDPNTAVLAFAATGLQDMAKAFDQARPSADLYRSLRNVYSSLRQQPLPHWDAVGSGPLLRPGMEDPRVPELARRLHSGGYLAKLPNGKQYQGDLVKAAKAFQLSHSLQADGVIGAGTVAELNISPAVRREQLRINLERFRWLAQDLEPEGVVVNVAAAQLSVYQSGIPVWQTRLQVGRAERQTPLLKSRITRLTLNPTWTIPPTIMREDKLPAIRLNPEYLRQQNLQVLDAEGHPLTPEQVDWARPGNILLRQQAGPRNPLGKIVMRFPNPFSVYLHDTPSQPLFTKGPRAFSSGCVRVEQPLLLRDLLVTPAERTRTDELLATGLTHEFRLATPVPVLLGYWTVEVDRQGSLVYAPDIYALDPVLIKAMGSVL; via the coding sequence TTGTTCAAAAAACACGCATGTTACTTGAGCATTTGCCTGCTCGTTGCACCATTGGTCGCGACAGCCGATGCGCTGGCGCCTGAGCCGCTGCCTGTGACCACGCCTGCGCCCGTCGACCTGGCGCCGGTACAGCAGGCGCTGGCGCAACTGCCCAGCGTCTGTCCCCACCTGGTCTCGCGGGTCGATGCCACCGCACAAGTGCGCCTGCAAGCCTTTTACCAGCAGCAGGGCAATGCACCGTTATGGTCGGCCGACGAGTCCCGGCAAGCCTTGCAAACCCAGTTACTGATGCTGGCCGACGACGGCCTGGATCCCACCCACTATAGCTTGCCTGCGGTAGATGCCACGGCCAACGTGCTGTGCAGCGATATCGCGACCAGCCAGCAATACCTGCAAGCCCTGCACGATTTGCATTACGGGCGCCTGCTGCAATCGCGCTATGAACCGCTCTGGCATTCTCAACCGCCTGCGACTGACCCGAACACCGCAGTATTGGCATTTGCCGCCACCGGCTTGCAGGACATGGCCAAAGCGTTTGACCAGGCACGCCCAAGTGCAGACTTGTATCGCAGCCTGCGCAACGTCTATTCCAGCCTGCGCCAGCAGCCTTTACCGCACTGGGACGCGGTGGGCAGTGGCCCGTTGTTACGCCCCGGCATGGAAGACCCGCGCGTGCCGGAACTGGCGCGACGCCTGCACAGTGGTGGCTATCTGGCCAAGTTGCCCAACGGCAAGCAATATCAGGGCGACCTGGTCAAGGCGGCGAAGGCGTTCCAGCTCAGCCACTCGTTGCAAGCCGATGGCGTGATCGGCGCCGGCACCGTGGCCGAACTCAATATCAGCCCGGCGGTACGCCGCGAGCAACTGCGCATCAACCTGGAGCGTTTCCGCTGGCTGGCCCAGGACCTTGAGCCTGAAGGCGTAGTGGTCAATGTGGCCGCCGCTCAATTGAGCGTGTACCAGAGCGGCATCCCGGTGTGGCAAACCCGCCTGCAAGTGGGTCGCGCCGAACGCCAGACACCGCTGCTCAAGTCGCGCATCACCCGGCTGACCCTCAACCCCACCTGGACCATCCCGCCGACCATCATGCGCGAGGACAAACTCCCGGCTATCCGCCTCAACCCCGAGTACCTGCGCCAGCAAAACCTGCAAGTACTCGATGCCGAAGGTCATCCGCTGACCCCCGAGCAGGTCGATTGGGCGCGCCCCGGCAATATTCTGCTGCGCCAGCAGGCTGGCCCGCGCAACCCGCTGGGCAAGATCGTGATGCGCTTCCCCAACCCGTTCTCGGTATACCTGCACGACACGCCCAGCCAGCCGCTGTTTACCAAGGGGCCACGGGCGTTCAGTTCGGGGTGCGTAAGGGTCGAGCAACCGCTGCTGCTGCGTGATCTGCTGGTAACCCCTGCCGAACGCACCCGTACCGATGAACTGTTGGCCACCGGCTTGACCCATGAATTCAGGCTGGCCACGCCGGTGCCGGTGCTGTTGGGGTATTGGACGGTGGAAGTGGATCGCCAGGGGAGCCTGGTCTATGCGCCGGATATCTATGCGCTTGATCCGGTGTTGATCAAAGCCATGGGAAGTGTGCTCTAG